A section of the Fusarium falciforme chromosome 8, complete sequence genome encodes:
- a CDS encoding Aldo-ket-red domain-containing protein, translating to MEYTKRVTFLFRLGESGLKISKIIMGCMVFGSSKWEGSPWTLDEEEGLELLKKAYDLGINTWDTADFYSNGASEEIVGKALKKFNIPRSKVVILSKVYFPIAEGEGTRVPVVNDGPTVNQMGLSRKHIFDAVDGSLRRLGLDYIDVLQIHRLDRETPPEEIMRALHDVVMSGKVRYIGASSMYAWEFARLQHIAELKGWTKFISMQNFYNLVYREEEREMIPFCKATGVGVIPWSPMARGLLTRPWGTGESSRALNDKHAATWNATASGEVVGRVEQLAKKKGISMAVLSTAWVLYKGCWPILGMNKPARIEEAVEALRVRFTDEEVKYLEEEYKPRAVQGH from the exons ATGGAATACACAAAGCGGGTAACCTTCCTATTTCG ACTCGGCGAGAGTGGTCTCAAGATCTCCAAGATCATCATGGGTTGCATGGTCTTTGGTAGTTCCAAGTGGGAGGGATCACCGTGGACccttgacgaggaagaaggtcTCGAGCTGCTTAAAAAGGCATATGATCTGGGGATCAACACTTGGGATACAGCTGATTTCTACTCCAACGGCGCTTCCGAGGAGATTGTCGGCAAGGCCCTTAAAAAGTTCAATATTCCTCGGAGCAAGGTGGTCATCCTCAGCAAGGTTTACTTTCCCATCGCGGAAGGCGAGGGAACAAGAGTTCCAGTTGTGAACGATGGACCGACAGTGAACCAGATGGGCCTTTCCAGGAAGCACATCTTTGATGCTGTTGACGGAAGCTTGAGGCGCCTTGGATTAGACTATATTG ACGTCCTCCAGATCCATCGTCTGGACCGAGAAACGCCCCCAGAGGAGATTATGCGAGCTCTGCACGACGTGGTCATGTCGGGCAAGGTGCGGTACATTGGAGCCAGCTCCATGTATGCATGGGAATTCGCCCGACTGCAGCATATCGCCGAGCTCAAGGGATGGACCAAGTTCATTTCGATGCAGAACTTTTACAATCTGGTCTAccgagaggaagagagggagaTGATCCCCTTCTGCAAGGCCACAGGTGTGGGCGTTATCCCCTGGTCTCCCATGGCTCGTGGCCTCCTCACTCGGCCCTGGGGTACAGGCGAGAGCAGCCGTGCCTTGAACGACAAGCATGCCGCGACGTGGAACGCAACGGCCAGTGGGGAGGTCGTGGGACGCGTTGAGCAGTTGGCGAAGAAAAAGGGCATCAGCATGGCCGTGCTCTCGACAGCGTGGGTGCTGTACAAGGGATGCTGGCCGATCCTGGGCATGAACAAGCCCGCGCGGATCGAAGAGGCGGTTGAGGCGCTCCGTGTCCGGTTCACAGATGAAGAAGTCAAGTATCTCGAAGAAGAGTACAAGCCGCGAGCCGTCCAGGGGCATTAA